A DNA window from Streptomyces parvus contains the following coding sequences:
- a CDS encoding helix-turn-helix domain-containing protein, translating into MPHLIQPLDTEDPLGPLPQEFAAIMRPELPSLIKEIGVEVTRAYPEYARLLDGPNGQAIRVGVEQSLASFVDLVAEPSSPTTLRDDMCRRFGRFEAYEGRSMDTLQGAYRLGARVALRRAKKVGQSYHLSPTLMLSFADALFAYVDELESLSREGFLEAQSQSGEHSEALRRRLLHLILAGRPAPGSAIADLCEQTGWTLPEEVTLIAVRAPAELDRLNADRDLLVDLSAPQPHLLVPGALDDARRSMLAQALPAGRMAIGLTVPTALACESIRWARRVLELVDSGVIDDAPLIRCEDHLLTLWLLSDPALLDQLAQRELAAVAGISATRRERLVETLRIWLDTRGTAAQMGALLDVHPQTVRYRMRSLETIFGDQLVDPESRFATEAVLRALRLRSRATGTSP; encoded by the coding sequence ATGCCACATCTCATACAGCCGTTGGATACCGAAGACCCGCTCGGGCCGCTCCCACAGGAATTCGCGGCGATCATGCGGCCCGAACTGCCCAGCCTCATCAAGGAAATCGGCGTCGAGGTCACCCGGGCCTATCCGGAATACGCCCGGCTGCTCGACGGACCGAACGGCCAGGCCATCAGGGTGGGCGTGGAGCAGAGCCTCGCCTCCTTCGTCGACCTGGTGGCCGAGCCCTCCTCCCCGACCACGCTCCGGGACGACATGTGCCGGCGCTTCGGACGGTTCGAGGCGTACGAGGGCCGGAGCATGGACACCCTCCAGGGGGCGTACCGGCTGGGTGCGCGGGTGGCGTTGCGGCGGGCCAAGAAGGTCGGGCAGAGCTACCACCTCTCCCCCACCTTGATGCTGAGCTTCGCCGACGCGCTCTTCGCCTACGTCGACGAACTGGAATCGCTTTCCCGGGAAGGCTTCCTGGAGGCGCAGTCCCAGTCGGGCGAGCACAGCGAGGCGCTGCGCCGCCGACTGCTCCATCTGATCCTCGCCGGCCGTCCGGCCCCCGGGAGCGCCATCGCCGATCTGTGCGAGCAGACCGGGTGGACGCTGCCCGAGGAGGTGACGCTGATCGCCGTCCGCGCCCCGGCGGAGCTGGACCGGCTCAACGCGGACCGTGACCTTCTCGTCGACCTCAGCGCCCCGCAGCCGCACCTGCTCGTCCCCGGAGCGCTGGACGACGCACGAAGATCGATGCTCGCCCAGGCCCTGCCGGCCGGGCGCATGGCGATCGGGCTGACCGTCCCCACGGCGCTGGCCTGCGAGTCGATCCGCTGGGCCCGCCGGGTGCTGGAGCTCGTCGACTCCGGGGTGATCGACGACGCTCCGCTGATCCGCTGCGAGGACCACCTCCTCACCCTGTGGCTGCTCTCCGACCCCGCCCTGCTGGACCAGCTCGCCCAGCGGGAGCTGGCCGCCGTCGCGGGGATCAGCGCGACCCGCCGGGAACGGCTGGTCGAGACGTTGCGGATCTGGCTCGACACCCGGGGCACCGCGGCGCAGATGGGCGCGCTGCTGGATGTCCACCCGCAGACCGTGCGCTACCGCATGCGCAGCCTGGAGACCATCTTCGGTGACCAACTCGTCGATCCCGAGAGCCGCTTCGCCACCGAGGCGGTGCTGCGCGCGCTGCGGCTGCGCTCCCGCGCCACCGGCACATCCCCCTGA
- a CDS encoding DUF6801 domain-containing protein, whose amino-acid sequence MTVDARAAARRPIHWAVGGALVVATALVPSAESAAAEQKSKVALRYTCPFPSGPEEADVVVSAVLPTSARTGEEIRPAQVAVEVTLPPTALARFGDLDAATLSAVARLTVRNSVGDKSADASWQDLTAPPAELPPPGEGEGEGDDQGALTLTATGDVPTVAFGSPGRATLAAGALDLALTSLTEAGEPTTPPGLDVACAPAPGQEAELAAIAIRGDQDPTAPAPRPGESGPAPEPTPTRPAEGLPPTAREKIDALTEKRREALEDDPGSCPIEIPPEWVMTTAETYAAGYANAAKLDGAAALGPAFMKVVLNKRYINDSCASTVDVSSEVNFDYEGKRQLPPTKATFLSYGFMPTTATMTLEQVGPPAAIHTHTVTNTPTYPEETTVRAQLVMRLSDVEVNGVPLDVGPDCRTERPFEQVLKGYGQSYPPAGYLVAYGGTLTGYAHIPPFEGCGATEDLDPIFTSAISSPGKKADNYTKMTQAPLCVATNPEGPDCPPRKPKPER is encoded by the coding sequence ATGACCGTCGATGCACGCGCCGCAGCGAGACGACCGATCCACTGGGCCGTGGGCGGGGCGCTCGTCGTCGCCACCGCACTCGTTCCCAGCGCCGAATCGGCCGCCGCGGAACAGAAGTCAAAGGTCGCCCTCCGCTACACCTGTCCCTTCCCCTCCGGGCCCGAGGAGGCGGACGTCGTCGTCTCGGCGGTGCTTCCCACCTCGGCCCGTACGGGCGAGGAGATCCGCCCCGCTCAGGTGGCGGTGGAGGTGACCCTGCCCCCGACGGCGCTCGCCCGGTTCGGGGACCTGGACGCCGCCACCCTGTCGGCCGTCGCACGGCTCACCGTCCGCAACAGCGTCGGCGACAAGTCCGCCGACGCCTCCTGGCAGGACCTGACAGCCCCGCCGGCGGAGCTGCCCCCGCCGGGCGAAGGTGAAGGCGAGGGCGACGACCAGGGCGCACTGACCCTCACCGCGACCGGGGACGTGCCGACGGTCGCCTTCGGCAGCCCGGGACGCGCCACGCTCGCTGCCGGCGCCCTCGACCTCGCGCTGACCTCGCTCACGGAGGCCGGAGAGCCGACCACACCCCCGGGGCTCGACGTCGCCTGCGCCCCGGCCCCCGGCCAGGAAGCGGAACTGGCCGCCATCGCGATCCGCGGCGATCAGGACCCCACCGCCCCCGCACCCCGTCCGGGGGAGAGCGGCCCCGCACCGGAGCCGACCCCCACCCGCCCGGCCGAGGGGCTGCCGCCCACCGCACGGGAGAAGATCGACGCCCTCACCGAGAAGCGGCGCGAAGCCCTGGAGGACGACCCGGGCAGCTGCCCGATCGAGATCCCGCCCGAGTGGGTGATGACCACCGCCGAGACCTACGCGGCCGGCTACGCGAACGCCGCCAAACTGGACGGCGCGGCGGCGCTGGGGCCCGCGTTCATGAAGGTGGTGCTCAACAAGCGCTACATCAACGACTCCTGCGCCTCCACCGTCGACGTCAGCTCCGAGGTGAACTTCGACTACGAGGGGAAGCGCCAACTCCCCCCGACGAAAGCCACGTTCCTCAGCTACGGGTTCATGCCGACCACCGCCACCATGACGCTGGAGCAGGTGGGCCCCCCGGCCGCGATCCACACCCACACGGTCACCAACACGCCGACCTACCCGGAGGAGACCACGGTCAGGGCCCAGCTCGTGATGCGGCTCTCCGATGTCGAGGTGAACGGCGTGCCCCTGGACGTGGGCCCCGACTGCCGCACCGAACGCCCCTTCGAGCAGGTGCTGAAGGGGTACGGCCAGAGCTATCCGCCGGCCGGCTACCTCGTGGCGTACGGCGGCACCCTGACCGGGTACGCCCACATCCCGCCGTTCGAGGGGTGCGGCGCCACCGAGGACCTCGACCCGATCTTCACCTCGGCCATCTCCAGCCCGGGCAAGAAGGCCGACAACTACACCAAGATGACCCAGGCGCCCCTGTGCGTGGCGACGAACCCGGAGGGTCCCGACTGCCCGCCGAGGAAGCCGAAGCCCGAGCGGTGA
- a CDS encoding SCP2 sterol-binding domain-containing protein, producing the protein MDGNSSGNLTDDLSALDFAAVAPEEFARIVKGLSARQLAEVMRGDLRTRILGEVFGRMRQQFRSEAAGGLTALIRWKITGESDAVYETAIADGACRVTAGRSDAEPRTTLVMADAEFLKLVSGNGNPVTMFMTRKLRVAGDVGLASGLTRYFDIPRA; encoded by the coding sequence GTGGACGGAAACAGCAGCGGCAACCTCACCGACGACCTGTCCGCGCTCGACTTCGCGGCGGTCGCCCCCGAGGAGTTCGCACGGATCGTCAAGGGTCTGTCCGCCAGGCAGCTCGCCGAGGTCATGCGGGGCGACCTGCGCACCCGGATCCTCGGCGAGGTCTTCGGCCGGATGCGGCAGCAGTTCCGGTCCGAGGCGGCCGGCGGCCTCACCGCCCTGATCCGCTGGAAGATCACCGGGGAGAGCGACGCGGTCTACGAGACCGCGATAGCCGACGGCGCCTGCCGGGTCACGGCGGGCCGCTCCGACGCCGAACCCCGCACCACGCTGGTGATGGCCGACGCGGAGTTCCTCAAGCTCGTCTCCGGCAACGGCAATCCGGTCACGATGTTCATGACGCGCAAGCTCAGGGTCGCCGGTGACGTCGGCCTGGCGTCCGGCCTCACCCGCTACTTCGACATCCCGAGGGCGTGA